A single window of Buchnera aphidicola (Cinara cuneomaculata) DNA harbors:
- a CDS encoding beta-ketoacyl synthase N-terminal-like domain-containing protein, whose translation MKRVVITGFGIISSIGVTEQNIVKLLKKGISGIVFSKKMKEYGLYSTVWGNVSSKRKNQIPKNFLRFMNSASIYSYLSLQDAIKDSNLHPDVYMENPRVGIIIGSGSGAVSPYTTLLMNKKNNNNKISPYTVIKNMPSSISACLGAFFKIYGINYSISSACSTSAHCIGNAYELISLGKQDIIFAGGGEELSVELAHQFDVMRTLSVRFNETPELSSRAFDKNRDGFVISGGSGVIVLEELKYAVSRNAKIYAEIVGYGTACNGYDVVRPTSDGCVRCMNNAIKGIKNSINYINAHGTSTKIGDIKELNAIKKVFNGFSMPYISSTKSITGHSLGAAGVQEIIYTMLMIKYNFIAPSINIEDLDPIAYNMNIVTKPIDTIINFAISNSFGFGGTNVSLVLKNIIK comes from the coding sequence TTGAAAAGAGTAGTTATTACTGGTTTTGGAATTATTTCAAGTATCGGTGTTACTGAACAAAATATTGTAAAATTATTAAAAAAAGGTATTTCAGGAATAGTCTTTTCTAAAAAAATGAAAGAATATGGTTTATATAGCACTGTGTGGGGAAATGTTTCTTCTAAAAGAAAAAATCAAATACCTAAAAATTTTTTGCGTTTTATGAATTCTGCATCGATATATTCTTATTTATCTTTACAAGATGCCATTAAAGATAGCAACTTACATCCTGATGTATATATGGAAAATCCCAGAGTAGGTATTATTATAGGATCTGGTAGTGGAGCTGTTAGTCCGTATACAACTTTATTAATGAATAAAAAAAATAATAATAACAAAATTAGTCCATATACAGTTATTAAAAATATGCCTTCTTCTATTTCAGCTTGTTTAGGGGCTTTTTTTAAAATTTATGGTATAAATTATTCTATTAGCTCTGCTTGTTCTACTTCTGCACATTGTATTGGAAACGCATACGAACTGATTTCTTTAGGAAAACAAGACATTATTTTTGCAGGCGGCGGAGAAGAATTAAGTGTAGAATTAGCACATCAATTTGATGTTATGAGGACTTTATCTGTACGATTTAATGAAACTCCTGAACTTTCTTCTCGAGCGTTTGATAAAAATCGTGATGGATTTGTTATTTCCGGAGGTAGTGGTGTTATTGTTCTAGAAGAATTAAAGTATGCTGTATCTCGAAATGCCAAGATATATGCTGAAATAGTTGGTTACGGAACTGCTTGTAATGGTTATGATGTTGTACGTCCAACAAGCGATGGTTGTGTGCGTTGTATGAATAATGCGATTAAAGGTATCAAGAATTCTATTAATTATATTAATGCTCATGGCACTTCTACTAAAATTGGCGACATTAAAGAATTAAATGCTATAAAAAAAGTTTTTAATGGTTTTAGTATGCCATATATATCGTCTACTAAATCCATTACAGGTCATTCGTTAGGAGCAGCTGGGGTTCAGGAAATAATTTATACTATGTTAATGATTAAATATAATTTTATTGCTCCCAGTATTAATATAGAAGATTTAGATCCTATAGCATATAATATGAATATTGTTACAAAACCTATAGATACAATAATAAATTTCGCTATTTCTAATAGTTTCGGTTTTGGAGGAACAAATGTTAGTTTAGTACTAAAAAATATTATTAAATAA
- the aroC gene encoding chorismate synthase has product MSGNTIGKLFKVTTCGESHGPMLAGIIDGVPPGFPLKTSDIQYELNRRRPGFSSFTSPRRESDVIEIFSGVFKGMTTGTSIGINIKNTDTRSQDYSSIKNIYRPNHADFTYDKKYGIRDYRGGGRASARETAIRVAAGAIAKQYLKIKFNIIIRGYLSQLGPIKCPFKSWKEVENNPFFCSNSEKIKPLSQYMKTLKKSGNSVGAKITIIAKNVPIGLGEPVFDRLNADIAHAIMSINAAKSIEIGDGIKVVEQTGDIHRDEILPNGFASNHSGGILGGISNGEKIIVQAAFKPTSSIRIPGKTIDKFGKETYIITKGRHDPCVGIRAVPIAEAMLAITLMDHVLRFRAQCG; this is encoded by the coding sequence ATGTCTGGAAATACTATAGGAAAGTTATTTAAAGTAACAACATGCGGGGAATCACATGGACCTATGTTAGCTGGAATTATTGATGGAGTACCACCTGGATTTCCTTTAAAAACTAGTGATATACAGTATGAATTAAATAGAAGACGACCGGGTTTTTCTTCATTTACCTCTCCTAGAAGAGAATCTGATGTTATTGAAATTTTTTCTGGTGTATTTAAAGGAATGACAACAGGAACTAGTATAGGAATAAACATCAAAAATACAGATACACGTTCACAAGACTATTCTAGTATCAAAAATATATATCGCCCCAATCATGCTGATTTTACATACGACAAAAAATATGGAATTCGAGATTATAGAGGTGGTGGCAGAGCTTCAGCTAGAGAAACAGCTATACGCGTGGCAGCAGGAGCCATTGCAAAACAGTATTTAAAAATAAAATTTAATATTATTATTCGAGGATATTTATCACAATTAGGACCTATTAAATGTCCTTTTAAATCATGGAAAGAAGTAGAAAATAATCCATTTTTTTGTAGTAATTCCGAAAAAATCAAACCATTAAGTCAGTATATGAAAACCTTAAAAAAATCCGGTAATTCTGTTGGAGCTAAAATTACTATCATTGCAAAAAATGTTCCTATTGGATTAGGAGAACCCGTATTTGATAGGCTCAACGCAGATATTGCGCACGCGATTATGAGCATCAATGCAGCTAAATCTATTGAAATTGGAGACGGCATCAAAGTTGTTGAGCAAACAGGTGATATTCATCGAGATGAAATTTTACCAAACGGATTTGCCAGTAATCATTCAGGTGGAATTTTAGGAGGTATTAGTAATGGAGAAAAAATAATTGTTCAGGCAGCTTTTAAGCCAACATCGAGTATTAGAATACCCGGCAAAACAATTGATAAATTCGGAAAAGAAACTTATATAATAACAAAAGGTCGACATGATCCTTGTGTTGGTATAAGAGCTGTACCAATTGCAGAAGCTATGTTAGCAATAACATTAATGGATCATGTTTTACGATTTCGAGCTCAATGCGGATAA
- the tal gene encoding transaldolase: MNQLEQLRKYTTVVVDSGDIECIQKYKPQDATTNPTLILKSVLSKKYDFIVNNAIQYAQKIGGSVSDKVQNASDMVSVGFGTEILKYIPGYISTEVDARLSFNTDKCIQKSIQLINLYRNRGVDTSRVLIKLAATWECIQAAHQLKKLGIFCNLTLLFSFAQARACADANVFLISPFVGRIYDWYQKFSLNSSYCSLSDPGILAVKKIFVYYKKYMYKTIIMSASFRRIEQILELAGCDRITISPDLLEQLKIQTLSFTKKLDASKIDTVATQPVPLTESEFRFLHNQDAMAVEKLSEGIRQFSYDQMELEKFLLNLI, translated from the coding sequence ATGAATCAACTAGAACAATTAAGAAAATATACTACTGTAGTAGTAGATAGTGGAGATATAGAATGTATTCAAAAATATAAACCACAAGATGCTACCACTAATCCAACATTAATTTTAAAAAGTGTTTTATCTAAAAAATATGATTTTATCGTTAATAACGCAATTCAATATGCGCAAAAAATAGGCGGTTCAGTATCTGATAAAGTGCAAAATGCTAGCGATATGGTCTCTGTAGGATTTGGTACAGAAATTTTAAAATATATTCCAGGATATATTTCTACGGAGGTTGATGCGCGATTATCTTTTAATACTGATAAATGTATACAAAAATCAATTCAATTAATTAATTTATATCGTAATCGAGGGGTTGACACTTCTCGAGTTCTTATAAAGTTAGCGGCTACATGGGAGTGCATTCAAGCAGCTCATCAACTAAAAAAATTAGGCATTTTTTGTAATTTAACATTACTATTTTCTTTCGCTCAGGCTCGTGCATGTGCGGACGCTAATGTTTTTTTAATTTCTCCATTCGTGGGTCGAATTTATGATTGGTATCAAAAATTTAGTTTAAATTCTTCGTATTGTTCTTTATCTGACCCTGGAATTTTAGCTGTAAAAAAAATTTTTGTATATTATAAAAAATATATGTATAAAACTATTATTATGAGTGCCAGTTTTAGACGAATAGAACAAATTTTAGAATTAGCTGGATGTGATCGTATTACTATATCTCCTGATTTATTAGAACAACTAAAAATACAAACATTGAGTTTTACGAAAAAATTAGATGCTTCTAAAATTGATACTGTAGCAACTCAACCGGTTCCGTTAACAGAATCTGAATTTAGATTTTTACATAATCAAGACGCTATGGCTGTTGAAAAGTTATCCGAAGGTATTCGACAATTTAGTTATGATCAAATGGAACTAGAAAAATTTTTATTAAACTTAATATAG
- the rsmI gene encoding 16S rRNA (cytidine(1402)-2'-O)-methyltransferase: MGLLYIVPTPIGNLLDITYRSINILKKVDFIITENIKYTSILLNQFSIKNKLLSLNIVNERKKTNQYIDILKSGNNMAIVSKAGTPTINDPGYILIKYAYHNNIRVVPLPGACAAITAICASGLKTNRFCYEGFLPNKKKKCETKISSLRKETRTIILYESPKRLEYTLKLIKKIMGVQRKITIAKEITKKWENIQRGTVEQLLLTINDNIYCKKGEITIIISGAKKKNKNIIPSRVFRIFKILKKNTSNTTAIKITAKICRFNKNILYNEIIKKNIL; the protein is encoded by the coding sequence ATTGGTTTATTATATATCGTTCCGACACCCATAGGAAATTTACTTGATATAACATATCGCTCTATTAATATTCTTAAAAAAGTAGATTTTATTATAACTGAAAATATTAAATACACATCAATTTTATTAAATCAATTTTCTATTAAAAATAAGTTATTATCTTTAAATATCGTTAATGAAAGAAAAAAAACTAATCAATATATCGATATATTAAAAAGTGGAAATAATATGGCGATTGTATCTAAAGCAGGTACGCCCACGATCAACGACCCAGGATATATATTAATTAAATATGCATATCATAATAATATTCGTGTTGTACCGTTACCCGGAGCTTGTGCTGCCATTACAGCGATTTGCGCTTCAGGATTAAAAACTAATAGATTTTGTTATGAAGGATTTTTACCAAATAAAAAAAAAAAATGTGAAACAAAAATATCTTCGTTACGCAAAGAAACACGAACGATAATTTTATACGAGTCTCCAAAACGATTAGAATATACATTAAAATTAATAAAAAAAATTATGGGCGTTCAACGGAAAATTACAATTGCTAAAGAAATAACTAAAAAATGGGAAAATATACAACGAGGCACAGTTGAACAGCTATTACTAACTATTAATGATAATATTTATTGCAAAAAAGGAGAAATAACTATTATTATTAGCGGAGCTAAAAAAAAAAATAAAAATATAATACCTTCACGAGTATTTAGAATATTTAAAATATTAAAAAAAAATACTAGTAATACTACAGCTATAAAAATTACAGCAAAAATATGTAGATTTAATAAAAATATTCTTTATAATGAAATAATTAAAAAAAATATTTTATGA
- the smrB gene encoding endonuclease SmrB, which produces MKKNNSINLNKKETFLHYMKGVKRIIQDKIYHLDVNNNNQHTVHNKDIYTQEAHSYYFKSLTNEHKYSLHDNPICFVRNLNYNFNLKKLKRGEYIPEIILDLHGMNLYQARKELGKLITICHQEKFFCASILHGHGKKILKKYIPFWLSKHPDILAFHQAPKIFGYDAAILVVIKNDDLQ; this is translated from the coding sequence ATGAAAAAAAATAATTCAATTAATTTAAATAAAAAAGAAACTTTTTTACATTATATGAAAGGAGTAAAACGAATTATACAAGATAAAATTTATCATCTAGATGTTAATAATAATAATCAACATACTGTACATAATAAAGATATTTATACACAAGAAGCGCATAGTTATTACTTTAAAAGTCTAACGAATGAACATAAATATTCTTTACATGATAATCCTATTTGTTTTGTTCGTAATTTGAATTATAATTTCAATCTGAAAAAATTAAAAAGAGGTGAATATATACCAGAAATTATTTTAGATTTACATGGAATGAATTTATATCAAGCACGAAAAGAGTTAGGAAAATTAATTACAATTTGTCATCAAGAAAAATTTTTTTGTGCTAGTATTTTACATGGACATGGCAAAAAAATATTAAAAAAATATATTCCGTTTTGGTTATCAAAACATCCTGATATATTAGCATTTCATCAGGCTCCGAAAATATTTGGATATGATGCAGCTATCTTAGTTGTTATAAAAAATGATGATTTGCAATAA
- the tkt gene encoding transketolase yields MLFRRELSNAARMLSIDAVQRAQSGHPGAPMGMADIAEVLWRDFLKHNPNNPLWQNRDRFIISNGHASMLLYSLLHLSGYNISIEDLKNFRQCFSNTPGHPEVGCTPGVEITTGPLGQGLASSVGMAIAEKLLSQYFNRNNFNIIDHYTWVFAGDGCLMEGISHEACSLAGTWQLGKLIVFYDKNGISIDGEISGWFTDDTKKRFLAYNWHVIEINGHNSEEIINAIKIAKGNIIQPSLIVCNTVIGFGSPNKSGKSSAHGAPLGEVEVALTRKQLNWIHPPFFIPPHIYSAWNASHSGQLVELSWKNLLKEYSIKYPKLYSEYIRRFKRQLPSQLDDKLQEFLLQLNSSLKDVSTREASQNFLEKFGSYLPELIGGSADLAPSNLTIWSGSKSINKENLGNYIHYGVREFGMTAIANGIYHHGGFIPYTATFLVFVDYARNAVRMAALMKTQQIFIYTHDSIGLGEDGPTHQPIEHISTLRYIPNLSVWRPCDSVETAVSWFYGLKRKKGPTSLILSRQNITQFSRTDDQVKNIFKGGYILREYGTVITIIIIATGSEVPLAIKVAKKLYTLGYHTRVVSMVSTDCFDNQDIIYRESVLPTKIIHRISIEAGISDYWYKYVGLNGIKIGIDTFGESGPGKNLFKIFGFTVNKIVSRIKKIFFS; encoded by the coding sequence ATGTTATTTCGACGTGAGTTATCTAATGCAGCGCGAATGTTAAGTATTGATGCGGTTCAACGAGCGCAATCTGGTCATCCAGGTGCTCCTATGGGTATGGCTGATATTGCTGAAGTTTTATGGCGTGATTTTTTAAAACATAATCCTAATAATCCGTTATGGCAAAATAGAGATCGATTTATTATATCAAACGGTCATGCTTCTATGTTATTATATAGTTTGTTGCATCTATCTGGATACAATATATCTATAGAAGATTTAAAAAATTTTCGGCAATGTTTTTCTAATACTCCTGGTCATCCTGAAGTTGGTTGTACTCCAGGAGTAGAGATTACTACTGGTCCTTTAGGTCAAGGACTAGCTTCTAGCGTAGGTATGGCTATTGCTGAAAAATTATTATCACAATATTTTAATAGAAATAATTTTAATATTATTGATCACTATACGTGGGTATTTGCTGGTGATGGATGTTTAATGGAAGGTATTTCTCATGAGGCATGTTCATTAGCGGGTACATGGCAATTAGGTAAATTAATTGTTTTTTATGATAAAAATGGTATTTCGATTGACGGCGAAATATCTGGTTGGTTTACTGATGATACAAAAAAACGGTTTTTAGCATATAATTGGCACGTAATAGAAATAAACGGTCATAATTCAGAAGAGATTATTAATGCTATAAAAATAGCTAAAGGCAACATAATTCAACCATCATTAATAGTATGTAATACAGTTATTGGATTCGGTTCTCCTAATAAATCTGGTAAATCTAGTGCGCACGGAGCACCTTTAGGTGAAGTAGAAGTAGCTTTAACTCGTAAACAGTTAAATTGGATTCATCCTCCATTTTTTATTCCTCCTCATATATATTCTGCATGGAATGCTAGTCATTCAGGACAATTAGTAGAATTATCATGGAAAAATTTACTTAAAGAATATTCTATTAAATATCCAAAGTTATATTCGGAATATATACGTCGATTTAAACGACAATTACCTAGTCAGTTAGATGATAAATTGCAAGAATTTTTATTACAATTAAATAGTTCATTAAAAGATGTTTCTACACGCGAAGCATCACAAAATTTTTTAGAAAAATTTGGATCTTATTTACCGGAATTAATAGGCGGTTCTGCTGACTTGGCTCCTAGTAATTTAACTATTTGGTCCGGATCTAAATCTATTAATAAAGAGAATTTAGGTAATTATATTCATTACGGAGTAAGAGAATTTGGAATGACAGCTATAGCAAATGGAATATATCATCATGGAGGATTTATTCCGTATACTGCTACTTTTTTAGTTTTTGTTGATTACGCACGTAATGCTGTACGAATGGCGGCATTAATGAAAACACAACAAATTTTCATTTATACACATGATTCTATTGGTTTAGGAGAAGACGGTCCTACTCATCAACCAATTGAACATATCTCTACATTAAGATATATACCTAATTTAAGTGTTTGGAGACCTTGTGATTCCGTTGAAACCGCAGTGTCTTGGTTTTATGGTTTAAAAAGAAAAAAAGGACCTACATCTTTAATATTGTCTCGTCAAAATATAACACAATTTTCAAGGACTGATGATCAAGTAAAAAATATTTTTAAAGGCGGATATATTTTAAGAGAATATGGAACAGTTATTACTATAATTATTATTGCAACTGGATCAGAAGTACCGTTAGCAATTAAAGTTGCTAAAAAATTATATACATTAGGGTATCATACCCGGGTAGTTTCTATGGTTTCTACGGATTGTTTTGATAATCAAGATATAATATATCGTGAATCTGTTCTTCCTACAAAAATTATACATCGAATCTCTATAGAAGCTGGTATTAGTGATTATTGGTATAAATATGTAGGTCTTAATGGTATTAAGATTGGTATTGATACGTTTGGAGAATCTGGTCCTGGAAAAAATTTATTCAAAATATTTGGTTTTACGGTAAATAAGATTGTTTCTCGAATTAAAAAAATATTTTTTAGTTAA
- the dapA gene encoding 4-hydroxy-tetrahydrodipicolinate synthase, with amino-acid sequence MFKGSMVALITPMDNKGNICKKSLKKIINYHIDNKTNAIISVGTTGESATLTRKEHTNVIMHTLEFADEKIPIIAGTGSNATSESILLTKKLEKSGVSGCLSVTPYYNRPTQQGLYLHFKAISENTCLPQILYNVPNRTGCNLLPETIAKLSHYKNIIGLKDASGDLSRINQIKKLVKNDFLLISGDDTTALDFIQLGGIGVISVTANIAANYMTKMCTLALQGDFIKARKINQKLNLLHHLLFKETNPIPIKWATKYVGLIESDSLRLPMTPLLKKNQNILKKVINSINL; translated from the coding sequence ATGTTTAAAGGAAGCATGGTTGCTCTTATTACACCAATGGATAACAAAGGAAATATTTGCAAAAAAAGCTTAAAAAAAATAATAAATTATCATATTGATAACAAAACAAATGCAATAATTTCTGTAGGAACAACTGGAGAGTCAGCAACGTTAACCCGAAAAGAACATACAAATGTCATTATGCATACTCTAGAATTTGCAGATGAAAAAATACCTATAATAGCCGGAACAGGATCTAACGCTACTTCTGAAAGTATTCTTTTAACTAAAAAACTTGAAAAATCTGGAGTTTCAGGTTGTTTAAGTGTTACTCCTTATTATAATAGACCTACACAACAAGGATTATATCTTCATTTTAAAGCCATTTCCGAAAATACTTGCTTACCACAAATATTATATAATGTTCCTAATAGGACAGGATGTAATTTATTACCAGAAACAATTGCTAAACTATCTCATTATAAAAATATAATTGGATTAAAAGATGCTTCAGGAGATTTATCTAGAATTAATCAAATTAAAAAATTAGTAAAAAATGATTTTCTTTTAATTAGTGGCGATGATACAACAGCATTAGATTTTATCCAACTAGGAGGAATAGGCGTTATTTCAGTAACAGCAAACATTGCCGCAAATTATATGACAAAAATGTGTACACTAGCATTACAAGGAGATTTTATAAAAGCTAGAAAAATAAATCAAAAATTAAATCTTCTACATCATCTTTTATTCAAAGAAACAAATCCTATACCCATAAAATGGGCTACTAAATATGTCGGATTAATAGAATCAGATTCATTAAGATTACCTATGACGCCGTTATTAAAAAAAAATCAAAATATATTAAAAAAAGTTATTAATTCAATTAATTTATAG
- the dapE gene encoding succinyl-diaminopimelate desuccinylase: protein MHTTVLNLARKLINIPSISPNDFGCQEILIQRLQSYGFFIERMNFNDTSNFWAWRGSGKTITFLGHTDVVPAGNILDWNHPPFTSTVEHGFLFGRGAVDMKGSIAAMTVAVEKFVQKNPNHNGRISFLITSDEESTGKNGTKRVISLLKNRKEIIDYCLIGEPTSEKVLGDCIKNGRRGSLSIDLTIYGKQGHTAYPELAVNPIHISIPFLTELSTISFDDGNDFFKPTTLQILKTSSGKKYVTNMIPGELNISLNVRFSYLSSEKKIINTIDMLLKKYFIKYSIRWICHARPFFCSPDRFYNVVADSIYRQTNVTTILKTNGGTSDGRFMTDIANEIVECGLLNSTIHQINECVSVSDLFTLQNIYNSVLDTLLL, encoded by the coding sequence ATGCATACAACAGTATTAAATTTAGCACGAAAATTAATTAATATACCATCAATTAGTCCAAACGATTTTGGTTGTCAAGAAATTTTAATACAAAGATTACAATCTTATGGATTTTTTATTGAAAGAATGAATTTTAATGACACTAGTAATTTTTGGGCATGGCGAGGATCAGGAAAAACAATTACTTTTTTAGGACATACTGATGTAGTACCAGCTGGAAATATACTTGATTGGAATCATCCGCCATTTACATCTACTGTAGAACATGGGTTTTTATTTGGCAGGGGTGCGGTAGATATGAAAGGTTCAATAGCTGCTATGACAGTAGCGGTAGAAAAATTCGTTCAAAAAAATCCTAATCATAATGGTCGTATATCATTTTTAATTACTTCAGATGAAGAATCAACAGGTAAAAATGGAACTAAAAGAGTAATTTCATTATTAAAAAATCGTAAAGAAATAATTGATTATTGTCTAATTGGCGAACCGACTAGCGAAAAAGTTTTAGGTGATTGTATTAAAAATGGTCGTCGAGGTTCTTTATCAATTGATTTAACGATATATGGTAAACAAGGTCATACAGCATATCCGGAATTAGCTGTAAATCCTATTCATATTTCTATACCGTTTTTAACAGAACTATCTACTATATCATTTGATGATGGTAATGATTTTTTTAAACCAACTACATTACAAATTTTAAAAACGTCTTCGGGAAAAAAATACGTAACTAATATGATTCCAGGAGAATTAAATATTTCTTTAAATGTAAGATTTAGTTATTTATCAAGCGAAAAAAAAATTATTAATACAATTGATATGTTACTTAAAAAATATTTTATAAAATATTCTATTCGCTGGATTTGTCATGCTAGACCATTTTTTTGTTCGCCGGATAGGTTTTACAATGTTGTTGCAGATAGTATATATCGACAAACTAATGTAACTACTATTTTAAAAACAAACGGTGGTACTTCTGACGGACGATTTATGACGGATATCGCAAATGAAATAGTAGAATGTGGTTTATTAAATTCTACTATTCATCAAATCAATGAATGCGTTAGTGTTTCAGATTTATTTACATTACAAAATATTTATAATAGTGTATTAGATACACTATTGTTGTAA